GTTATCCAGCTGAAACGACTGCAATCTTGCCTGAATAACACCTACATTCTGCAAATCAGCTTGCCGACAAAGTGCCAAGAATTCCTCAACCTGAGTGCCAAAGCTAATCACTAATTGAGCACTCTCTAGTGACTCCACGGGGTGTTCAACCTCAATGCACTCTGCACGCGGAAGCAGTGCGCGAATACTAGCAAGCAGCTCTTCACGAGCTTCCGGTGGCGGACTAACGATATAAATTCGTTCAGACATGGATTAATTCTCAAGTGTTTTGCGAAGTATATGAGATTTAACGGTGGGCGCCAACTTACCCACACTGCCTCTCGAGTAGCTAAATCGACGATGCGTGTATTACTTGCCTGTGATGGCGTGTTTTTTGGCTCACGGTTCCTTCGGTTTGGCCATTCATTGCTCTTTTGATGTTATGGCCATTTGTTTTTTTAAGGCGCTAGTGACGACGCTGCCCTATTCGATAAAAATTCAATGATGGGCAGAAAGGCTTTGGTATTCTCACTTTCCTCATTGAAGATCGCGTAAACGCTTCGGCTTACACGATGAATATGCTCGGCTTCAAATAGTTTTTTGTCGGCGATCAATTGCTCCACAATATTGGAGGGAAGAAAGGCAGCGCCACCATGTGATAGGAGAAACTCTAAGGCAATGTGACTCTGCCCAGTGTGCAGGACGGGGGCGATGGCCTCATCGAAAAATTTGGCATGCTGGAGATTGAATGCAGTACCCCAATCAACGAACAAATAGCCTACTTTGGCAATATCCTCGGCATTCGAAATCCTTTCACTACTCACAAAAACCAGGTCCATCTGACCAATCTTGCTTACTCGCAGGCCCGAGAGATTAGAGGGTTCAAACACTACTGCCATATCCAGCCTGCCGCCAAGCAGCGCTCTAACAAGTTCGCGCTGTGGGTTGATCTCGGTTCGCAAATAGAGGTCAGGAAAGGCGGTAGCCATCATTGGCAGCAAAGACTGGAGGAAGGTATCCCAGAGGTTAGACGTACCGCCAATAGAGATCTGTAAGTTTTTTTGACTTGCCACACCCACATCTTGAAGCGCAGCCTGCCAGCCGGCAAGTATATTCTCCGCATGCGGTAACAGTCGCTCACCACTCGCTGTCAGCAGGATGTTATTACGCTCACGCGTAAAAAGCTTAACGCCGACTATATCCTCCAGTTGTTTAACACGAAAACTAATAGCTGACTGCGTTAAGTAGAGATTTTCCGCCGCGCGCCCAAAGTGACGAGTCTTCGATATCTCCAAGAAAGTTCGCAATAAATCTGTATTCATGCCACCTCGATCAATATTTTTTATCGAAAATCCAAAAAGAACTCGTTTTACCTCGCAGCTACGAGCTAGTTAATATTAGCAGCATGTCATTAGCATACATATAGGGGCTATAGCCCTTTATCAAATGCATGAACATTAAAAGTAATATTAATCGAAGCGAACTATCCAGGGTGGATTAGGGAGTTTTAGGAGCTAAAAACATGAAAGTAGCCATTTTGTCGCGAGGCCCCAACCTCTATTCAACTCGACGCCTAAAAGAGGCAGGAGAAGCCCTTGGTCATCAGGTAGACGTTATCGATACCCTGCACTGCTACATGGACATTACTCGGAGCCGACCGGCGATTCGATATCACGGCGAAGAGTTACCCTACTATGACGCAGTCATCCCTCGAATTGGCGCCTCAATTACTTTTTACGGCACGGCCATTGTCCGCCAATTCGAAATGATGGGGTCTTTTTGCGTTAATGAATCAGTCGCAATCAGTCGCTCTAGAGATAAGCTGCGCTCTTTACAGCTGCTTTCACGTAAAGACGTTGGCTTGCCACGGACGGGCTTCGCGAGCAAGCCCGACAACGTAAAAGATTTGATCAAGAATGTTGGCGGCGCACCGGTGGTCATTAAGTTGCTAGAAGGCACTCAAGGGATTGGCGTTGTATTGGCACACACCAATAAAACCGCCGAAAGTATCATTGAGGCTTTTATGGGTCTAAAGGCCAATATCTTGGTTCAGGAGTTTATTGAAGAAGCAGGCGGCGCCGACATTCGCTGCTTTGTAGTGGGCAACAAAGTGGTTGCAGCCATGAAGCGACAGGGAGCCGAAGGTGAATTCCGCTCTAATTTGCACCGCGGTGGATCGGCCAAGCTCATTCGTTTGACCAAAGAAGAGCGAGCAACTGCACTAAAGGCGGCAAAGATTATGGGGCTTAATGTCTGTGGTGTAGACATCTTGCAGTCAAAGAATGGTCCCGTAGTGATGGAGGTGAACTCCTCCCCAGGCTTGGAGGGCATCGAGCTTGCCACCAAGAAAGACGTTGCCTCAATGATCTTCGAATTCATTGAAGCTAACGCCAAGCCAAATAGAAATAAGACGAAAGGAAAAGGTTAATGAAGCAGGAAATGCTAACTATCGCAGGTGTTGACATACCGCCGGGACATAGCATGCGCCTAGAAATCCCTGTGGCTAAACTCTACACGGATACGGACATCTCGATACCGATACACGTGGTCCGCGCTAAGAAGCCGGGCCCTAACGTATTTGTTTCCGCCGCGGTCCACGGTGATGAACTCAATGGCGTCGAGATTATTCGCCGACTGATTAATTCCAAGTACCTCAATCTCAAGGCAGGGAGTTTGATCCTAGTGCCAATGGTGAATGTGTACGGAGTGCTTAATCAAAGCCGTTACATGCCGGATAGACGTGATTTGAACCGCAGCTTCCCGGGCTCAGAAAAGGGATCGCTGGCAGGTCGCGTGGCCTCCATCTTCCTTGAAGAAGTGGTCAGGCATTGCGACTATGGGATTGATTTGCATACGGGAGCAATTCACCGCTCAAACTTACCGCAAATTCGCGCCAATTTATCTGACCCCGAAACGAAAAAGTTATCGGAAGCATTTGGCGTACCGGTATTACTGAACGCCAACCTGAGGGATGGCTCGCTGAGGCAATCTGCGGTGGAGTGGGACACTAAAATTCTACTGTACGAAGCAGGTCAGGCGTTACGTTTAGATGAGATTTCTATTCGGGCAGGCGTTAGAGGCGTGGTCAATGTTCTGAATGAGCTTGGACTTTTAAAGCGAAAGGTGAAGAGAAAGAAAGTTGAATTCTTCGTTGCCAACACCAGCACTTGGATCAGAGCTGGCGCTAGCGGCATTGTCAACACGCTTAAAGAGCTCGGCGACCAGGTTGTCAAAGGCGACATCCTCGCCGATATTGGCAACCCGTTTGGTGATAGTTTAGGCAAAGTGATCGCCAATAAGTCGGGTATCATTATTGGTAAGCAAAACATCCCCCTTGTTCAAGAGGGTGATGCGATGTTTCACATTGCTTACTTCTCAGAGAGCGACGAGAGTATTGCCTCGGAGATTGAAGAAATGCATGAAATACTGGAAGAAAGCTCCGAGCTATCCAACCAGGATATTACGCGCTAATACATTGTTAACGCGGGGTACCAGCGCCCCGCCTTCGTATTCCGTCACTTTAAAGTGAATGAAGAGTATGAGAATTTAGAACCGAGGTATGTTCATCCGCTAGCCATCATGAGTGAATAGGATAGTCAGCTAGTAATGAAGTACCTCAACAGAAAGGTTAATAGAATGAGTGATTCAAAGATTATTTTGGGGGCCTTGGAAGTATGTAGCCTACCAGAACTTGGTATTGCCCAGATGGATATGCGGGTAGACACAGGTGCTAAAACATCATCCTTGCATGTTGATAACATTCAGCGAGTGAAGAAAAATGGCAAGAGCGTGGTGAGCTTTGACATCCATCCTGATATGCATAATGTGGACAGGGTGATTTCCTGCGAAGCGCCGTTAACGGACATCCGCAGGATTAAATCCTCGAATGGCAACTCCGAAGAACGATACGTCATAAGGAGCTTGCTCGATATCGGCGGGCATTCTTGGCCTATCGAGATTACCCTCACCGATAGGTCAGACATGACGTATCTAATGTTGCTGGGGCGACAGGGTATGAGTGATAGGGTATTGGTAGATCCATCGGAAACATTTTTGATGTCGAGTGACTAAGACCAACAGCTCATGGCACCGGCATTCAATGTCTAAAGTGCAGAATCCATACGTGGCGTCTGTTGCTGTTGTTATCGTGTTTTGTTTGGTAACAAAACCCATAGTGCGAACGGCGTCACCTTGTCTATCTTCTTATTTACCTAAATGCCGTGATGAACCAAAAAAAAGCCCTTCAAATGTTTACACACTCAAAGGGCCTTATTTTTCATTTATTGCCTGTAAAACCAATCTATTCGGTAAATCTGATTGTGAGTTACTTAACAATAACTACTTTATCTCATTCAGAACGGAATATCGTCATCGAAAGAATCAAAGCTTGGTGCTGGCTGAGACTGCGCTGGACGCTGAGCAGACTGTTGCGGAGCCTGGCCCGGGTGCGGCTGCTGAGCCTGCGGAGCGCGCTGAGGCGCCTGTTGAGGAGCTGGCTGTTGGTAGCTAGGCTGTTGCGGCGCTGACTGCTGAGGAGCAGCCTGCTGTGCCGGCTGTTGATACGCATTTTGCTGTGGCGCAGAAGGCGCTGATGCATACGGATCCGCGTAAGCTCCACCCGGCGCTGATGTATTCACTGCCGCTGCGTTGCCTGAAGCACCCGCACCACGGCTGTCCAGCATTTGCATTTCATTCGCCACGATTTCTGTGGTGTAGCGATCTTGACCTTGCTGATCTTGCCACTTACGGGTGCGCAAAGATCCCTCGATATAAACCTTGCTACCCTTCTTCAGGTACTGACCAGCAATTTCAGCCAGCTTGTTGAAAAACACAACGCGGTGCCACTCGGTACGTTCTTGCGCCTGACCGGTGTTCTTGTCCTTCCAACTTTCTGATGTTGCGATGGTGATATTGGTAATGGCCGCACCAGCCTGGGTGTAACGACTTTCAGGATCGTTCCCCAAATTACCTACCAAGATCACTTTATTAATACCACGGGCCATTGTGTCCACCTGCCATTTAATTTGTTATTTAATTGCCTAGAATACCGAAGTCAGCGACTAGATGCATCACCTAATCGAGCGGAATTTCGCGACGGTTCAATTGTCTGACGAACGGATGCCCGCCTAGGGCTGCAGGCGTAAATCCACTTGCTTAGAATCGAACCGAGGCTTATCTACTTTTAAGTATACGCGCTGGCTAGCTACATCGAAGCGAACGCTCTCCACGCCGCTGATCTCCACTAATGCGGCGAGTTCTTCCGCCGATGTCTTAGCGGTTACCGGCCACGAAACGTTGGTAAGGTAACGAACGGGCGCCATAAAGCTGATACACAAACCCCAGATCGCCATTCCGCCAAAGGCCACCGCATAGGCTGCTTGCGGGCCAAAATTTGCTACCGCAGAACCCGCGATAACAGCGCCAAAAAAGGCGCCTGTAAATTGAGCCGTAGAAAAAACCCCCATGGCTGCGCCGCGTCGTCCTGCCGGCGCGATCTTGCTCACTAAACTAGGTAGTAGGGCCTCGGAAAGATTAAAGCCAACAAAGAACAACCAAAGCCCGAGTACTAGCCATTCAATAGTAGCGGAGGTAAACAGCACAGCAGTAGCCGCTAACAACACCAACACGGCTACACGCAAGGCTGCGCGCATTCGCCGCTTTACTTCTGCCAAAATAATCAGCGGCAACAT
Above is a genomic segment from Umboniibacter marinipuniceus containing:
- a CDS encoding LysR family transcriptional regulator — protein: MNTDLLRTFLEISKTRHFGRAAENLYLTQSAISFRVKQLEDIVGVKLFTRERNNILLTASGERLLPHAENILAGWQAALQDVGVASQKNLQISIGGTSNLWDTFLQSLLPMMATAFPDLYLRTEINPQRELVRALLGGRLDMAVVFEPSNLSGLRVSKIGQMDLVFVSSERISNAEDIAKVGYLFVDWGTAFNLQHAKFFDEAIAPVLHTGQSHIALEFLLSHGGAAFLPSNIVEQLIADKKLFEAEHIHRVSRSVYAIFNEESENTKAFLPIIEFLSNRAASSLAP
- the rimK gene encoding 30S ribosomal protein S6--L-glutamate ligase gives rise to the protein MKVAILSRGPNLYSTRRLKEAGEALGHQVDVIDTLHCYMDITRSRPAIRYHGEELPYYDAVIPRIGASITFYGTAIVRQFEMMGSFCVNESVAISRSRDKLRSLQLLSRKDVGLPRTGFASKPDNVKDLIKNVGGAPVVIKLLEGTQGIGVVLAHTNKTAESIIEAFMGLKANILVQEFIEEAGGADIRCFVVGNKVVAAMKRQGAEGEFRSNLHRGGSAKLIRLTKEERATALKAAKIMGLNVCGVDILQSKNGPVVMEVNSSPGLEGIELATKKDVASMIFEFIEANAKPNRNKTKGKG
- a CDS encoding succinylglutamate desuccinylase/aspartoacylase family protein; translated protein: MKQEMLTIAGVDIPPGHSMRLEIPVAKLYTDTDISIPIHVVRAKKPGPNVFVSAAVHGDELNGVEIIRRLINSKYLNLKAGSLILVPMVNVYGVLNQSRYMPDRRDLNRSFPGSEKGSLAGRVASIFLEEVVRHCDYGIDLHTGAIHRSNLPQIRANLSDPETKKLSEAFGVPVLLNANLRDGSLRQSAVEWDTKILLYEAGQALRLDEISIRAGVRGVVNVLNELGLLKRKVKRKKVEFFVANTSTWIRAGASGIVNTLKELGDQVVKGDILADIGNPFGDSLGKVIANKSGIIIGKQNIPLVQEGDAMFHIAYFSESDESIASEIEEMHEILEESSELSNQDITR
- a CDS encoding ATP-dependent zinc protease family protein; this translates as MSDSKIILGALEVCSLPELGIAQMDMRVDTGAKTSSLHVDNIQRVKKNGKSVVSFDIHPDMHNVDRVISCEAPLTDIRRIKSSNGNSEERYVIRSLLDIGGHSWPIEITLTDRSDMTYLMLLGRQGMSDRVLVDPSETFLMSSD
- the ssb gene encoding single-stranded DNA-binding protein codes for the protein MARGINKVILVGNLGNDPESRYTQAGAAITNITIATSESWKDKNTGQAQERTEWHRVVFFNKLAEIAGQYLKKGSKVYIEGSLRTRKWQDQQGQDRYTTEIVANEMQMLDSRGAGASGNAAAVNTSAPGGAYADPYASAPSAPQQNAYQQPAQQAAPQQSAPQQPSYQQPAPQQAPQRAPQAQQPHPGQAPQQSAQRPAQSQPAPSFDSFDDDIPF